One Littorina saxatilis isolate snail1 linkage group LG10, US_GU_Lsax_2.0, whole genome shotgun sequence DNA window includes the following coding sequences:
- the LOC138979064 gene encoding uncharacterized protein DDB_G0290587-like, translated as MAAAEANERFPKEGKLRSRVSSLRLSALFATCLTTVTECSGLGIGQYPQCEDCTMFIKCYGPSGNLFTCPSALNYDIDLGVCQVADVAVCGTSTSPTSPTSSTSLTSPTSPTSPTSPTSPTSPTSPTSPTSPTSPTSPTSPTSPTSPTSPTSPTSPTSPTSPTSPTIANCIGTCDVDVGFFPSCIACDYFWTCFPTNKFITQCPAGLFFDDDLDRCTSVSATCP; from the exons atggcagccgcagaagcaaacgagcgatttccaaaagaaggcaagcttcgctcgagagtttccagtttgcgacTGTCAGCGC TGTTCGCAACGTGTCTGACGACGGTGACGGAGTGCTCGGGGTTGGGGATAGGACAGTACCCCCAGTGTGAAGACTGCACCATGTTCATCAAGTGCTACGGGCCCTCCGGGAACCTCTTCACCTGCCCCTCCGCCCTCAACTACGACATCGACCTGGGCGTGTGTCAGGTCGCCGATGTCGCTGTGTGCGG GACATCGACGTCTCCCACCAGTCCCACGTCATCAACATCACTGACCAGCCCTACCTCCCCCACTAGTCCTACCTCCCCTACTAGCCCTACCTCTCCTACCTCCCCCACTAGTCCTACCTCCCCCACTAGTCCTACCTCCCCTACTAGCCCTACCTCCCCTACTAGCCCTACCAGCCCTACCTCTCCTACCTCCCCCACGTCTCCGACGTCTCCCACCTCACCCACCATCGCCAACTGTATCGGCACGTGTGACGTAGACGTTGGTTTCTTTCCGTCGTGCATCGCCTGCGACTACTTCTGGACGTGTTTCCCGACAAATAAGTTTATCACCCAGTGCCCTGCGGGACTCTTCTTTGACGATGACTTGGACCGGTGTACCAGCGTCAGCGCCACTTGCCCCTAG